From the Candidatus Woesearchaeota archaeon genome, the window AATTATTTTATTAAATAAAATGTCTGATTTAATTCAAAAAAAGTGTGTGCCGTGTGAAGGAGGCGTGCCGACTCTTACCGAAGAGGAAATTAAGAAATATATGCCACAGCTTAAGGATGGGTGGGAGGTTTTAGAAAATATAAAAATTAAGAAACTTTTTAAGCTCGCGGATTTTAAAGAGGCGATGGTTTTTGTGAATAAGGTTGCAGATTTGGCTGAAAGTGAGGGTCACCACCCCGATATTACTATTCATTATAATAAGGTGGATATTGTGATTTGGACTCACGCCATAGGAGGATTGTCCGAAAACGATTTTATATTGGCCGCAAAAATAGATAATATATGAAAACTAATTTAAAAAAACTGCTAAAGTCGCAAATGGAAATTGAGTTTGAACTGACCAGCGAGGAATTCCAAAAGCACATAGACAGTG encodes:
- a CDS encoding 4a-hydroxytetrahydrobiopterin dehydratase → MSDLIQKKCVPCEGGVPTLTEEEIKKYMPQLKDGWEVLENIKIKKLFKLADFKEAMVFVNKVADLAESEGHHPDITIHYNKVDIVIWTHAIGGLSENDFILAAKIDNI